The DNA region CGCATGGGGCGTGGCGGCGCCGATGGCCAGCACGCCACCCTGGCAGGCGATGCCACGCAGTGCATCCAGCCGGGCGACGTCCACCAGGTGGGACGGACGCGCAAGCCGGTGCTTGAGCGTGGGCAGCAGGGTCATGCCCCCGGACAGCGGACGTGCCTGCGCATGCGCCTGCAGCAGGCGCACGGCCTCGGCGAGATCGTTGGGGCGTTCGTAGCGGAAGGGGTACATGGGGCCTGGGGAAGCGTCAGGGCCGGAGGGACTCGTCGGCGGCACGGGCTGCGCGCATGCCGGCCCAGCGGCGCACCAGCTGCGTGTCGATGTCGAACAGGTCGAGGCAGCGGCCGACGGTGTGGTCGACCATCTCGTCCACGCTCTGCGGGCGGGCGTAGAGCGCCGGCACCGGCGGCATGATCACCGCGCCGTTTTCGCCGGCCTGCAGCATCGCCTTGAGGTGGCCGTTGTGCAGCGGCGTTTCGCGCACCATCAGCACCAGGCGGCGGCGCTCCTTCAGCACCACGTCGGCCGCGCGCGTGAGCAGCCCGGACGTGTTGCCGTACGCGATCTCCGACAGCGAGCGGATGGAACAGGGCGCGACCACCATGCCCATGGTCCTGAACGATCCGGAGGAGATGGTGGCGGCGATGTTGCGCTGGTGGTGGACCTCGGTGGCCAGCGCCTCGATCTCCTTGATGCCCAGGTCGCACTCGGTGGCCACCGTCATGCGAGCCGATTCGCTCATGACCAGGTGGGTCTCGATCCCCGAACCCTGCAGGACCTGCAGGATGCGGATGCCGTAGGCCGCGCCGGACGCGCCGCTGATGCCCACGATGAGGCGGCGGGGGGACACTGGCACATCCGGTGCGAGGCGGGTCATCGGGGTCTCTCGGGAAGCGGGCGGAACGCAGGAATGATGTGGGAAGCGGGCCCGGAAAGCGAGGCGCCCCTGTGAGCAGAGCTCACACCACCACGGCAGCGCTTCAGGCGGGCCGCGCCAGCGTCTGCAGCAGCTGCGCGAGCGAGCGCTCGGTGTCCTCGCCCTCCTTCAGCAACCACTGCTTGAAGGTCTCGACCACCGGGTCGCCGTGCCACTGCGGCGCGATGAGGGCGAAGTACTGGCGCTTGCGCGCGAGCTCCACCCCGAACGGGGTGCACAGCTTCCCCGTGATGACGTCGTCGGCCACCATCGACAGCGGCGCCAGCACGACGCCCAGGCCTTCGGCCGCCGCCTGGATCGCCAGGTACATCTGCTCGAACTGCAGCAGCTGGGCGGGACGCAGCTGCGGCTGCTGCGCGAGGGCCAGCCACTCGGCCCAGGGCAGGGGCTCGTTGCGGTAGCTCAGGAAGGTCTGGTGCCGGAGGTCCCCCGGGCCCTGCAGGTGCCCGCCTTCCAGCAGGTCGGGGTGGCAGACGGGCACGATCGTCTCGGTCATGAACGGCACGGCCACCTGGGCCTCGGGCTGGCGGAAGCCGCCGCGGATGACGACATGGTCGGTCTCGAAGTTCGGCGGCCCGGCCGAGGTGGTGAGCTTGACCTCGACCCCCGGCTCCCGCCGGTGGAAATTCGACAGCCGCGGGATCAGCCACCGGATCAGGATGGTGGCCGGCGCATTGACGCTCAGCGCCCGCGTCTCCTTGTGTTCCTGCAGATAGCTCGCGGCGACGGAGATCCGGTCCAGGGCCGGGGTGGCCGCCGCCAGCAGCGTGCGGCCGGCGCCGGTCAGGCTGAGCGGGGCCCGGGGACGCGCGAAGACGGCCGTTCCGAGCCACTCTTCCAGCGCCGCGATCTGCTTGCTGATCGCGCCGTGCGTCACCTCGAGCTCACGCGCCGCCTTGCTGAAGCTCATGTGGCGCGCGGCGGCTTCGAAGGCACGCAACGCGTTCAGGGGCGGCAGTTTTCGCATGGCCCGATTGTGTGAGGAAACCTCACTGGATGCGGGCGCCGCGCGCGGGCTATCGGGCTGGGGACGGCGCCGCCACGATGGTGCCGCTGCACTCGCCGAAGCCGATGCGCCGGCTGCCCGGGCGCTCGCACCAGCCGCGCAGGCTCAGCGTGTCGCCGTCGGCCAGGAAGGTCCGCTGTTCGCCGTTGGGCAGGCGGATGGGCTCCTTGCCGCCGCTCGTCAGCTCCAGCAGCGACCCGGCCTGCTCCGGCCGCAGGCCGGACAGCGTGCCCGACCCCAGCAGGTCGCCGGGCTGCAGGTTGCAGCCGCCGCAGGTGTGGTGGGCGAGCAGTTGCGCCGCGGTCCAGAACGCCGCCTCCGCGGCCGAGCTGCTGGACATCCGGTGCGGCGGCTCGCCGGCAGCGCGCATGGCGGCGGTCTGCAGCCATGCTTCGAGCTGGATGTCGAACGCACCCCGCTGCCGGTTGTGCGGCGAATCGAGATAAGGCAGCGGGTCGGGGTGGCCGGCCGGCCGGCTCAAGGGCGCGCGGAACGGCGCCAGCGCTTCCAGCGTGACCACCCACGGCGACATCGTGCTGGCGAAGTTCTTCGACAGGAACGGGCCCAGCGGCTGGTACTCCCACGCCTGGATGTCGCGCGCCGACCAGTCGTTGAACAAGGTCACGCCGAACAGGTGGTCCTCGGCCGCATCCAGGGCGACCGGATCGCCCAGCGCATTGCCCGCGCCCACCAGGAAGCCCAGTTCGAGCTCGTAGTCCAGGCGCTGGGACGGCGCGAACACCGGCGTGGTTGCCGCAGGGCTCTTGGTCTGGCCGAGTGGTCGGCGCACCGCCTGCCCGCTCGCCACGATCGACGAGCTGCGGCCGTGGTAGCCGATCGGCACCCATTCGTAGTTGGGCAGCAGCGGGTTGTCGGGGCGGAACAGCTTGCCGACCGCGGTGGCGTGGTGGATGCCCGCGTAGAAGTCGGTGTAGTCGCCGATCGCGCACGGCAGCGCGAGCGCCACCGCTGTTTGCGGCAACAGACAGGGCTGCAGGGCGCCGCGCTGCTGGCTGCCGTCACACAGCGCCTCGGAGAGTGCCGACCGCAGCAGCCGGCGCGGCTTCGGCCCGCCCGCCATGAGGCTCTTGAGCTCGCCGCCCGCCAGGCCCTCGAGCACGGCGGCCACGTCGGCGGTCCAGCGCCCGCATTCCTGCGCCGCACGCAGGTCCAGCACCTGGTCGCCGATGGCCACGCCGATGCGCCAGCCATCCAGAGCATCGGCGCGGCGGAAGCGGCCGAAGGGCAGGTTCTGGATCGGAAAGTCGGTGGCGGGATCGTTGGCGGAGGCGACCCAGCTGCGCAGGTCCGGGTCGTGGGTGGAATCGAGCGTCATGTCTTGCGGGAGGCGAAGCGGTCGGCCAGGCCCGACCAGCACTGGGCATAGTCGGCATCGAGGGCGCCGCCGGTCAGCGCGAATGCGGTCGGCTGGAAACGCCAGCGGCTCTCGAACATGAAGGCCAGCGTGTTGTCCAGCTTCTGGGGCTGCAGGGGCGCGCCGCTGGCCCTGTCGAAGGCCTCCGCGTCGGGGCCGTGGGGAACCATGCAGTTGTGCAGCGAGGCCCCGCCGGGACGGAAGCCCTGGGGCTTGGCGTCGTACTGCCCGTAGACGAGCCCCATGAATTCACTCATCACGTTGCGGTGGTACCAGGGCGGGCGGAAGGTGTCTTCCGCCACCAGCCAGCGCGGCGGGAAGATGACGAAATCGCAGTTGGCCGTGCCCGGCGTGTCGGACGGCGAGGTGAGCACGGTGAAGATGGACGGGTCCGGATGGTCGAAGCTGATCGAGCCGATGACCATGAAGTTCGCGGTGTCGTACTTGAGCGGCGCGAGGTTGCCGTGCCAGGCGACGACGTTGAACGGCGACTGCTGCATCTGCGCGCGCCACAGGCGGCCGCCGAACTTCTTGACGATCTCGCAGCCGCCGGCATCGTCCTCATAGGCCGCCACCGGTGCCTGGAAGTCGCGCGGATTGGCCAGGCCGTTGGAGCCGATGGGCCCGAGCTCGGGCAGGCGGAACAGCGCGCCGTAGTTCTCGCACACGTAGCCGCGCGAGGGGCCATCCGGCACGTCCACGCGGAAGGCGATGCCGCGCGGCAGCAGGGCGATCTCGCCGGGCCGCACGGACAGGACGCCCAGCTCGGTGCGCAGCACGAGGCGTCCCTGCTGCGGGACCAGCAGCATTTCGGCATCCGCGTTGACCAGAGCGCGGCGGTCCATGGACCGGTTGCAGAGGTACACATGGGCGGCCATGCCGACCTGGGCCTCCACGTCGCCGTTGGCCACCACCGTGCGCAGGCCGTCGACGAAATCGAGCGGCTCCTGCGGAATCTCGAAAGGCGCCCAGCGCAGCGGCTCGGGCGGGATCACCGCGTGCGGCTGCGCACCGGTGAGCCACCAGGCCTGCTCGTAGGGCTGGTAAGCGCCGGTGACGACCGAGGGCTGCCGGCGGTACAGCCAGGTGCGGCGGTTCTCGGCGCGTGGCGCGGTGAAGGCAGTGCCGGACACCAGTTCGGCATAGAGGGCCAGGGGCGCGCGCTGCGGGCTGTTGCGGCCCTGCGGGAGCGCGCCGGCGACGGCTTCGGTGGCGAATTCGTTGCCGAACCCGCTCTGGTAGCGCAAGCTGTCCTGTGTCATGGCTGCATCCTCCATCGTTCAGGCCGGCAGCGGCACCTGATCGACCTTGTAGTCGAACAGCCAGTGGTAGCGCTCGCGCACGCGCGCCTCGTTCCACTCACGGTCCACGTAGGCCACGGCGCCTTCGGCCGATGCCAGCGCCGGATTGTGGAAGCGCTTGGTGTTGGCGGCCGAGCCCTGCACGATCCTGGTGGCGCGCTCCACGCGCGCGTCCTGGTAGCGGCGCAGCGCATGCTGCGGATCCCCGGTCTCGCGCAGGCAGCGCGCCACCATGGCGCCATCCTCGATCGCCATGCAGGCACCCTGCGCCAGGAAGGGCAGCGTCGGGTGGCAGGCATCGCCCAGCAGGGTCACGCGGCCCTGCGTCCACTGCTGCAGGGGCTCGCGCACCATCAGCGCCCACTTGTAGGGCTGCTGGACGCTGCGGATCAGCGTCTGCACGTCGTCGTGCCAGCCCGCGAAGTCGCGCAGGCATTCCTCGGTCGTGCCGGCCGCCGTCCAGGACTCCACGGTCCAGTCGCCGCGCTCCACGATGCCGACGAAGTTGACCAGCTCGCCGCGGCGCAGCGCGTAGTGGATGACGTGGCCGCCGGGGCCGACCCAGTTGTTGCCGACCGGTTCGCGCAGGTGCGCGGGCAGGCGCTCGGCCGGGATGACGCCGCGCCAGGCCAGGCACCCCGAGAACGACGGCGCGTCGGCGCCGAACAGGCCCTGGCGGATGCGGGAGTGCACGCCGTCGGCGCCGACCAGGAGGTCCCCCCGGAACCGGCGGCCGTCCTCCAGCACCAGCGTGACACCGGATTCACTCGCATCGAAGGACGCGCATTTCGCGCCGAGCACGATCGCCTCCGGATCGATGGCCCGCACCGCGTCGACCAGCACCCCGTGCAGGTCGGGCCGATAGAGCGTGTAGTAGGGATGGCCGTATTCCGCCACCGACTGCTTGCCCAGGTCGAACAGCTTCCAGGTCTGGCCCGTGCTCCACAGGCGCACCTGCTTGCCCGCGGCGACGCTCGCGATCTCACGCACCGCCTCGTCGACACCCAGGAGGGACAGCACGCGCGTGGCGTTCGCACTCAGCTGCAGGCCGGCACCCACTTCGCCCAGCCGCGAGGCCTGCTCGAACACCTGCACCTGGTGGCCATCGCGCAGGAGGGCGAGCGCCGCCGTCAGTCCGCCGAGCCCGGCACCCGCGATCAGGATCTTCTGTTTCGTCATGTCAGTCCGCCTCGACACGGGCCCGGACGATGATGCCGGACCACTTCTTGAAATCGGCGGCGATCACCGCGCCGAACGCTTGCACATCGGGAACGCCGGGCTCGAGCCCCTGCTCGGCCAGCTGCCGCCGGACCTCGGCCGACTGGGCCGCTTTCGTGAACGCGGCGCGCAGCTTCTGCAGCACCGGCTCCGGCGTGCCCTTGGGCGCGACCAGGCCGAACCAGGAATAGGCCTCGTAATCCTTGCCGAGCACCGACCGGACCGTGGGCACGTCCGGCGCCGGCGCATAGGGCTGGGCACCGGTGACCGCCAGGGCCTTCAGCTTGCCGGACTTGACGTGCGGGTAGAGCAGCGAGGCGTTGTCCAGGATGAGCGGGATCTGGCCGCCCAGCACGTCGGTCAGCGCCGGACCGCCACCGCGGTAGGGCACGTGCGTGAGGTCCAGGCCTGCCGTCTCAGCCAGCAGTTCGGTGGCCAGGTGGCCGATCGAGCCGTTGCCGGCCGTGCCGACGGCGAGCTTGCCGCCCTTCATCTTCACCAGGTCCTGCAGGGTGTTCACGCCGGCGCCGGGGTGGGCCGCGATCATCTGCGGCCCGCGCAGGGCCATGCCCACCGGGATGAAGGACTGGGCGTCGTACTTCAGGTTCTTGTAGAGCCCGGGCGCGACCGCGAGCGTGCTGGTGCCGCCCCACAGCAAGGTGTAGCCGTCGGCCGGGCCGCGGGCGACGGCGGCGGAGCCGACCGTGCCGGCCGCACCGGCGCGGTTGTCGACGACGATGGGCTGGCCGAAGCCCTCGGCCATGGTCTTGGCGTAC from Ramlibacter pinisoli includes:
- a CDS encoding tripartite tricarboxylate transporter substrate binding protein, which encodes MPDRFPPSIARRRLLQAALAACASPAVLAQSDYPNRPVTIIVPFPAGGPTDASARMYAKTMAEGFGQPIVVDNRAGAAGTVGSAAVARGPADGYTLLWGGTSTLAVAPGLYKNLKYDAQSFIPVGMALRGPQMIAAHPGAGVNTLQDLVKMKGGKLAVGTAGNGSIGHLATELLAETAGLDLTHVPYRGGGPALTDVLGGQIPLILDNASLLYPHVKSGKLKALAVTGAQPYAPAPDVPTVRSVLGKDYEAYSWFGLVAPKGTPEPVLQKLRAAFTKAAQSAEVRRQLAEQGLEPGVPDVQAFGAVIAADFKKWSGIIVRARVEAD
- a CDS encoding FAD-dependent monooxygenase; this encodes MTKQKILIAGAGLGGLTAALALLRDGHQVQVFEQASRLGEVGAGLQLSANATRVLSLLGVDEAVREIASVAAGKQVRLWSTGQTWKLFDLGKQSVAEYGHPYYTLYRPDLHGVLVDAVRAIDPEAIVLGAKCASFDASESGVTLVLEDGRRFRGDLLVGADGVHSRIRQGLFGADAPSFSGCLAWRGVIPAERLPAHLREPVGNNWVGPGGHVIHYALRRGELVNFVGIVERGDWTVESWTAAGTTEECLRDFAGWHDDVQTLIRSVQQPYKWALMVREPLQQWTQGRVTLLGDACHPTLPFLAQGACMAIEDGAMVARCLRETGDPQHALRRYQDARVERATRIVQGSAANTKRFHNPALASAEGAVAYVDREWNEARVRERYHWLFDYKVDQVPLPA
- a CDS encoding LysR substrate-binding domain-containing protein, translating into MRKLPPLNALRAFEAAARHMSFSKAARELEVTHGAISKQIAALEEWLGTAVFARPRAPLSLTGAGRTLLAAATPALDRISVAASYLQEHKETRALSVNAPATILIRWLIPRLSNFHRREPGVEVKLTTSAGPPNFETDHVVIRGGFRQPEAQVAVPFMTETIVPVCHPDLLEGGHLQGPGDLRHQTFLSYRNEPLPWAEWLALAQQPQLRPAQLLQFEQMYLAIQAAAEGLGVVLAPLSMVADDVITGKLCTPFGVELARKRQYFALIAPQWHGDPVVETFKQWLLKEGEDTERSLAQLLQTLARPA
- the hmgA gene encoding homogentisate 1,2-dioxygenase, with translation MTQDSLRYQSGFGNEFATEAVAGALPQGRNSPQRAPLALYAELVSGTAFTAPRAENRRTWLYRRQPSVVTGAYQPYEQAWWLTGAQPHAVIPPEPLRWAPFEIPQEPLDFVDGLRTVVANGDVEAQVGMAAHVYLCNRSMDRRALVNADAEMLLVPQQGRLVLRTELGVLSVRPGEIALLPRGIAFRVDVPDGPSRGYVCENYGALFRLPELGPIGSNGLANPRDFQAPVAAYEDDAGGCEIVKKFGGRLWRAQMQQSPFNVVAWHGNLAPLKYDTANFMVIGSISFDHPDPSIFTVLTSPSDTPGTANCDFVIFPPRWLVAEDTFRPPWYHRNVMSEFMGLVYGQYDAKPQGFRPGGASLHNCMVPHGPDAEAFDRASGAPLQPQKLDNTLAFMFESRWRFQPTAFALTGGALDADYAQCWSGLADRFASRKT
- the fahA gene encoding fumarylacetoacetase, which encodes MTLDSTHDPDLRSWVASANDPATDFPIQNLPFGRFRRADALDGWRIGVAIGDQVLDLRAAQECGRWTADVAAVLEGLAGGELKSLMAGGPKPRRLLRSALSEALCDGSQQRGALQPCLLPQTAVALALPCAIGDYTDFYAGIHHATAVGKLFRPDNPLLPNYEWVPIGYHGRSSSIVASGQAVRRPLGQTKSPAATTPVFAPSQRLDYELELGFLVGAGNALGDPVALDAAEDHLFGVTLFNDWSARDIQAWEYQPLGPFLSKNFASTMSPWVVTLEALAPFRAPLSRPAGHPDPLPYLDSPHNRQRGAFDIQLEAWLQTAAMRAAGEPPHRMSSSSAAEAAFWTAAQLLAHHTCGGCNLQPGDLLGSGTLSGLRPEQAGSLLELTSGGKEPIRLPNGEQRTFLADGDTLSLRGWCERPGSRRIGFGECSGTIVAAPSPAR
- a CDS encoding UbiX family flavin prenyltransferase; translation: MTRLAPDVPVSPRRLIVGISGASGAAYGIRILQVLQGSGIETHLVMSESARMTVATECDLGIKEIEALATEVHHQRNIAATISSGSFRTMGMVVAPCSIRSLSEIAYGNTSGLLTRAADVVLKERRRLVLMVRETPLHNGHLKAMLQAGENGAVIMPPVPALYARPQSVDEMVDHTVGRCLDLFDIDTQLVRRWAGMRAARAADESLRP